gtccaccacgatgtcgcaccacttgacctttgaccttgaactTTGctctttcgattcgccggtagagggcgggagaataggccgcagagttcattgggtgaccaaccccTCGCGAtcccattaactgccacctgccaggtggCAGGGTGGACACGCTGTCTATCCTGTGTGGGGAACGCATTCAACGttagagacgccaagccgcgtctacttgccccatagaccacagctttcgctctctaaccaggttcagcagcagttaaaccgcagctaatttttgccTGACTGAACACGCTAGCTCTCTCGCAGCCCGCTGTATAAAGAATTGGCCGTCTATATTTTGTTACGTCAGTCAGCATTCGAAACCTAGGCATCAAGGAAGGAACAAGTCTGACAATCAACATTAAGATGGGGGTCCCGCGCTGTCTGCCCCTGTGATGTCTGCGCGATCATTGGGGCCCTATTTCTTGCGCTGTAGAGACAGGTTACAGCTAATTTGAAAGAGCAATTTATATACTTTCCAATGGTTAGCGTTGCTAACTCGCCAGCTTTGTTAGCGTTAACTCATCAGGCCGGAAATTCAAATTATCTGTGGTGCTCCGCTTCGCAAATTGTAAACTATTTTCTTCACGCCTGTATTCAGAGTATCTCATTACTCTTAGGTCGCTTCCTTTGGGTGGGATGTGGCTCTAAATTCTGCTTCCCTCTGCGGGGATTACTGCTCCGAGCTGCAGGGTATCCCATTACTAGGGCAATGGGCGGCTAATGAGATTTTTCACGGCCCATATCTCATTACGAGGGCCCTGAAACATCTCATTAGCCGCCAATTGCATCACAGAGGTCGTTTCGAAGGCTAGGCAGCCAGTCGGGCACGTACATGATCTATGGAGCCGAAGTACCTTGATTAGTGCTTCAGTCGCGTAATTTTTAGGTGTTTTCATCTTCGCTGATGTAAAACCGCAGGTCCCAAAATGTGTGAGATATGAATTGTGGTTGGAAAATCTAACATTCATTGTAAAGGGATGGCATTTAAGGTGACCGCCGACATCGAGCACAACCCGTTTGCGGAGGCTCAATTTTAAGAAATACCCACACTCACTTGGACTCCAGGTGTCCTGGAGCAGGAGTTGATCATTGACTGTTATAGGTGATTAAGTTTAGAGCTATGCAGATCAGTCAGGTCTCAGGTATCTGCCTGGCTTGCGGACATTCTTTAGCATTTAAGtatcgctacggtggagcaatttccggcCGAATCCGCAAGTCTAACCCCACCTTAgcttgcaacaacctcaacctcacAGTCACCTTGCACGGTAAAACTTGAATGCACTTCAATCGTTTTATAGCACGCGATGTTTTCAGATATTTTATTCGGTGCAGAGCccggtcgttgttgttgttggcctctggtgAAGTGGCATGCACTTAGCCAGTGTGTGTACACTCGTCATTATAACTTCCTTCAAAGCATCGAGAATAGGAGCTCTTTAAAGCGTCACTCTGTTTATCCAGTCGAGCTTCAAATTCGCAAGCCGTAGTTTCAAATCACTGAGTACTGACAGTAAAGATGCGTTTACTCATACCTCGgggcgcgttaaagaaccccagggagcGGAAATTAATTCGAAGCCCACACCACTATAGCATTCCTCGAAACCTAAAGGATTGCTCAGGCCCGTAaaaatcaatcaattaatcagtcAACCAACCggttgatcgatcgatcgatcagcTCGTGTGCAGCAGTGCTTGCTGTAGAATGACTCGGCGTTCACCACAGTCAGCGCATTCAACGAAACGTACGAAGCTTCATACATCACTCTGCCGTGCCTGCATAGAATTTTGTCTTTCTTCTAGACTTTGCCCAAATCGATCAAAACACAACGGTCCTATCGAAGAAGAATCCGAAACCATTTTGTTAACAATGAACTCATATTATGAATGCACTGCTCACTGGTGCGCAGAGGCCCAACAATGCCCGGGCGTGGAGATCGTTCCACGCAGCGGCTGGGGAGCGCGGGCCCCTCGCAGCCGGGTCACCATGAAGGACCCGAGGGCTCAGTACGTCTTCATCCACCACACCACGGGACCCCAGTGCAGGGACAAGGCCAGCTGCAGCCGATCCATTCGCGGACACCAGAACTACCACATGGACCACAACGGTAAGGGTTGGTGCCCGCTGGAAAGCTACAGGATTTAGAGCAGACTCCCCACCAGGGAATTTGAAATTAGAAGGGCCTCACTGGTGTCATGTTTCTCTTTACTTTCTTGCAATTCACCTGCCATTATAATAGACGTCCATACTTTGCGTCCGTACCGGAGAGATGGTGGGACAGTAAAGGCGCAGCCCCGCAACCAGCCTTCCTACCGCACCTGGTTCGCCCACTCTCTAAACCGCGTGGATCGCATGGTCATAGACTGTGCGCATGGTCATAGGCAATGCTTTAATCTCATTGATCGGGTGGCGATCACGTGAGTTCGGCAGTAATCGCTTCAATGAATTTTTCAACCCGGGAACATTCCTTCTCTGGAATCAAAACGCGATATTCCACCAGAGCTTTATCCAGATTCAATCGCTCTGAGTCTATACCTTTGTAGACTCTCTATATATCTTACATCGAAGGTTCCGGCTAAAGCCGTAGTAGTTATCGCAGTAGAAAAGCGTCCACGGCGGACACCGGGGTAACGGAGCGTGCGCCAAAAGGAAAGGTTGTGCTGCAACCCTCAATACGCAGCGGCGCTTGTCCTTTCGCGCTAAATGCGATTAATGCAACGGAAGACTGGGCACGCTTCCGCGGGAAAGGGCGAAAGGCTTGGGACCAATCTGTCCACAGCGGCACGCTCCGGAAGTTTGCGAAAGCCATGACTCTCTTAACCAGCAGCGGCTCAGCAGGTAGTTACTACACTCTTGCTAGAGTGTAGATTGTAGAGTGTAgattatggcttttgcggcataacTACACTCTTGCTAGAGTGTAGTTATGCCATAACTACACTCTTGCTAGAGTGTAgttatgccgcaaaagccataatcTTTAACCCAAAAAGTCTACTTTTGAAAATTACTTCACTGTACCAGTAACACGgtgagttgagcgagttggtacatacttgaacaaaaacagcacaagaacaggaacaagaaaaaagaagacgGGACCAGAGCTGTACCACCCGGTATATAGTGTGTACCACCCGGTATACATATATAGCGAGATTTCCTATACATAGCGAGCTTTCTAAGCCGAGCAAGACCTCCTCTTCAGAACATAGCTCAGTTCCCACGCGCCAGCGCTCCCAGAATTCAGATGGGCGATCACACAAAGTGACATGGAGAAAATGCAGCGCTGGCTGGCATGTAATAAACTGTTATTATAATTTTCACATAATTGTACAAGTTCCGCATTAATTAACCAGAAAATGATCTTCGCTGGATGATCGCAGATTCATTCCATTGCAGCAGTATCTTTCTGTGCGAAATCATTTATCGCAAGCaagctgtgatttttttttattttcgaagcGAAATCTTTACTAACCTCATTACGcgtgaaaatccggcgtcgtctgtgtgtgtgtgctgaaaTGCTACAAAAAAGAGGGTCTTCATAACATACGGTCCGAGTGGATTGCGTAGGATGAGGTTGGATTACGGTAGGTTAAGAGTGAATTACGTAGGATTGAGCTGCAGTAAAGTGTATTGTGGTGGATTAAGAGTGGATGAAGTTGGATTAAGTTAGACTAGGGTGGACTGGGGTGGATAAAAGTTGATTACGTTGAATTACTTTGCAGTACGGTGGATTAATAGGGATTATGGTGGATTGATAGTGGATTACATCATAGTAAGTCGCAGTATGGTGTATTAAATTGAATTGTGGTGAATTAAGAGTGGATTACATAGTATTATGGTGAACTGCGGCAGATAAATAGTAGGTTCTGTTGGATTGCGGCGTATTAAGAGCGGATTACGTGAGATTAAGATAGATTTTGGGAAGTAGGGTCATTACTGGTAGATTACAGAGGATTTGTATGTGCATTAAAAAGAATtcaatgctttcgccttcacagcagtTAAGTGATCTTAAATGCCCTCCgtagttttttgtttgcttgcttatTTGTTCGTTCAGTGATACACTGCAATGTATTTTGTCAACTCGCAACTGGTCTTTTCTACAGGCTGGGCGGACATCGGCTACAGCTTCCTTGTGGGTGGTGACGGTCGCGTGTACGAGGGCCGTGGCTGGGGCCGAGTGGGTGCCCACACTAAAGGCTACAACAGCAACGGCATCGCCATCTCCTTCGTCGGAGACTTCACCAGCGCGACGCCCAGCAACAGCATGCTTAACGCGGCCAAGAACCTCATTGCCTGCGGCGTCGAAATGGTATGCTGAGCTGTGAGCACTGACATCTTAAGTAAGAATAACCTTTCATCGTCTGCCTGAATATTTGCAAGTTACAACTCGAAGCGTCTTTCGTGAAGGAAATGTCTTTGTTTCCTACTGAATGGAAAGTATGCGCCCGTTAAAACTTCTGAACAGCATAGTGTTGGCAACTATCCCCTTCACACAATCATCTACTACATCCTCGTGGTGCCGATATTTGCCTAGTCAATGACTTCTGATGCATAATCTGAAaagaaaatggctgtggtttagctctggttaaccctagttgaattgcgaaagcttcgtttcctccgcacgtcgtctacgcagcgtctcattccgaagctctcgagaactcaaaccggtcttttCCGCAGtttaagagtcactccgggacgtggcacgacttctaacCTCATCTtcgttaataataattaataataattggtttttgaggaaaggaaatggcgcagtatctgtctcatatatctttggacacctgaaccgcgccgtaagggaagggataaaggagggagtgaaagaagaaaggaagaataggtgccgtagtggagggctccggaataatttcgaccacctggggatatttaacgtgcactgacatcgcacagcacacgggcgccttagcgtttttcctccataaaaacgcagccgccgtggtcgggttcgaacccgggaactccggatcagtagtcgagcgccctaaccactgagccaccgcggcggggcgcatcttcgttacgacgcttcttgaatcgtgcggcgcgttcttctggcgtctcttgagcgcgttgtctcttccttgcTCCGTTCTGTCGATGTTGCGTCTCTTTGGCGCTcttcataacgactacaatacactgactgctgctgctgttgctgctgataaAAAGGAAAGgagagtgcacgggcctgcctactggctcaagccgagccacgcttgcTGCCATGGGCTGAAAATAggggagttaaaggataggagagtaaagatagaaagaaaaggcgcgcgctaatatgccccgggccgatcccggaggcagtgcaataccgggccgacccgtgccagagtgcttcaagctaagcactccaccatattccaaaaataagtttaatatcttgggtccaaggacccgcagcagatattaaatcaggtatcagataagaTGGTGGATACGCTGAGGCgaagagcatatatatatatatatatatatatatatatatatatatatatatatatatatatatatatatatatattgtaggggtgtgtttattcggtgaacccagatgattccagccgctcaggggagactcgcagcgaagcgtcaggcgtggcgaaagagcaaggcagcgaacaacttcttcgtccttgagagcggcagcacgcgacgcatgtcagtggttatatcgatgaagattaccacactacagtttcccccccgggcagagaaggagccatcctggcgactcatggtgccgaaaggacagacggatcgtagtagggcttgattcggtccacatgaactatttcgcgtccacggcgacgcaagtccgcagatggcgtaacgggctcaactacgtagttcacaggagatgttttttgaagcactcggtatggaccgtgataccgagcaagaagcttctttgacaggccggcggttgtggcaggaacccagagccacaccagggagttgggcgcatatgaaggcgcctcaccagtgtcacgatggtgtttttgttgccattgattttcctttgttagcgaacgagcgagctgacggcattcttctgcatactgggcggcgtccgagagtggcgtcgattcagaaacatcagggcggtagggaaaaagcgcgtccattgtgcaggttggctcgcgcccgtaaagaagaaaaaagggagagaatgcagtggtggtctgtatcgcagtgttgtacgcgtaggttacgaagggaagaacgtggtcccagttggaatgagcgtcgttgacgtacatggccagcatgtcactcagagtacggttgaagcgttctgtcaggccattcgtctgagggtggtaagaagtagcggtgcgatgaatgatgcgacattctttcagtagggcctcgagagcgtcgctcaagaaaacgcgtccgcggtcactgagcagttccttcggagtcccgtggcgaagaatcaagttgttgagaatgaacaaagcaacgtctcttgcagaggcagagggtaacggtgatgtttcagtgtagcgagtcagatggtctactgccacaataatccaccggtttccagcaggagtagtcggaagagggccatagagatctatgccaacgcggtcaaacggacgagcagggcagggtaacggctgcaacgaaacagaggacttctgaggagtttttcggcgttgacaagattcgcaagcgcgcacgaaatgtcttacgaagcggtacattccacgccagtaaaatcgcagacgtaggcgtgtgtaggttttcaatacgccaccgtgagcacattgtgggtcaccatggtacgcagcacaaatgtcggcgcggagatgacgcgggatgactagaagccacttccgtccatcaagcaaataattgcggcgatagagaagaccgtcacgaatggagaagtggtgtgcttggcggacgagcgctttggaggaatgaccgggagtaggacttgagagaaaattcaaaagtgcattgatccaggggtcattccgctgctcggtagccatgtcgatagttgtaagagtcgacatatcgtaggcacagacgtggtcagacgaattatctctaggcaatggcgagcgggaaagagcatccgcgtccgtatgcttcagccctgatcgataaatgacatgaatgtcaaactcctggagacgaagagcccagcgagcaaggcgaccggatgggtctttcagagaggcaagccagcacaaagcgtggtgatcggtcacaacgtaaaacggtcgaccatacacataaggacgaaattttccgatagcccaaataatggccaaacattccctttctgtgactgaataattagattctgcctttgtcaatgttcggctggcgtacgccacaacatactcgctgtaaccaggcttacgttgggtaaggacggcaccaagcccaataccgctggcatcagtgtggatctccgtaggcgcagccggatcaaagtggcgtagaatgggcggcgaaaccaaaaggcggcgtaaagtgtcaaaggctttatcgcaggctggagtccaggcggaaaggtcggagctgccggcaaggagctgggtcagaggagcgatgatagaggcgaagttcaagatgaaacgtcgaaagtaggagcagaggccgataaagctccgaagctgcttcagggaggttggcttcgggaactctgcaactgcgcgaagtttggtggggtcgggaagaatgccgtccttagaaactacgtggcctaaaattgtgagttttcgagcggcaaagtggcacttcttcaaattcaactgaagcccagcgccggcgagacacgtgaggacatcctttaggcggagaaggtgagaagaaaagtcggcagaaaaaactacgatgtcgtccagataacaaagacaggtctgccacttgagtccacgaagaacagtgtccatcaggcgctcgaaagtagccggggcattgcagaggccaaagggcataacgttgaactcgtataatccatccggtgttataaaggcagttttcgagcggtcattatcagccatcggtacctgccagtagccggagcgcaaatccaaagaggagaaatactcggctccctgtaaacagtccaaggcgtcgtcgattcgcggcaaaggatagacatctttgcgcgtgattttgttaagcctacggtaatcgacgcaaaaccggatggaaccatctttcttggtgaccaaaacaaccggagaagcccatggactgttagatggctgtatgacgccccggcgaagcatgtcgtccacgttgtcagcaatgacttggcgctcagaggccgacacgcgataaggacgctgtcgtaaaggtgcgtttgtaccagtgtcgattgcgtgcgtaacgacagacgtgcgacccagagcagtgtgaggaaggtcgaaggcagaagtgaagttctgtagaagagcagcgagttgatcgcgttgtgcgggtgggagatctgcgtcaatagcttgttgaagaacatcgggtggtgtcgaagcggtcgctgtatcgcaagagctgagcacattaacgtctaatgaagtaggcgttgcaggaagagtatttacaagcgcgggatcaagttcttcaatacgaccgagacactcgccgcgtagcaggacggacgggcacgaaaatggatttgagacgtacattgcactaaggccatcttcgatcttgaggaccgcaaatggaagcaggaggcagggatggcgtgaagcggcgtcggaaggtgtgaagaagacagtcgaactaataacgctttcacaggagagtggaacgagggcagcagaaaatggaggaatgtctgtgtcactggcgacgaggagttttgcaggccgggtagggacgtcacacaagacggtatcacaaagaggtaaaaaggaaacttccgcgcgggcgcagtcaataacggcatgatgagtggaaaggaaatcgtagcccaggatgatgtcgtgtgagcagcgagacagtacaataaactcgatggtgtataagacgtcttcgatgagaacacgggccgtgcacgccgctgagggatgaatgcgctgtgatgaggcggtgcgaagcgaaaagtcggaaagtgcggtggtcaccttacgaagacgacggcaaagagcttcactgatgactgatacggcagcgcccgtgtcgactagagcgagtactgcgacgccgtcgacaaacacttgaattacgttagtgggagaacaccggggacttgaagagttcgaaccaagcgcagttcttgccccgggaactgcgactgttagtttccctcaactgtgccggtagaacgtcggagtggggacggggaacggcgacgaggggaaggtgatcggcgagctgtgtacgtttgattgtcacgagatacaaattcggaactgggcggatttctcggcgagggctggtctgtattgtaggagtagttccatagttcaggtcgagaaggtggaaggcgttggcggcaaaggcgtgcgacatggcccggcagcccgcaagagtagcagattggtcggttgtccgcggtacgccaagggttcgtagggcgttggcgtacccttggaatagggacatggaatgcagacccaggcaaaggcgaaggaaggttggaaggagcggcctggtaggaaagagatgctgatggcatgagcggcctggccgcaacttgggcgtaagtcagtggtgccgttacttgcgctggcacggggctgggcggcagcacagggctgggcgggagcatggagctgggaggaagaacgtcagcgatgtgatcttgaacggcacgccgtatggtgggggccaaagacggagccatgtcaggaacaaggcggccactatcctgtaactgagggaccagcgatagctggcgggcgacctcttctcgaacgaaggctttgatttgctgaagtaaagggctgtcctctgatggggtagaaccgcccagcgcaagtgtagagatggcgtcgtctctaacaccggaccgccgggtagaagcgcgcttcttacgaagcacgtcgtagctctggcaaagcttgatcacgtcactcaccgtggcaggatttttttacccagagcatttggcacgcgtcgtcagagatgcctttcatgatgttctcgatcttatccgcttcagtcattagcggatcgacacgcttgcataggtccacgatgtcctctatataactagtgaacgactcatcgactt
This region of Amblyomma americanum isolate KBUSLIRL-KWMA chromosome 5, ASM5285725v1, whole genome shotgun sequence genomic DNA includes:
- the LOC144132997 gene encoding peptidoglycan-recognition protein SC2-like — encoded protein: MRKASSNLLAFASLGAVLMATVVEAQQCPGVEIVPRSGWGARAPRSRVTMKDPRAQYVFIHHTTGPQCRDKASCSRSIRGHQNYHMDHNGWADIGYSFLVGGDGRVYEGRGWGRVGAHTKGYNSNGIAISFVGDFTSATPSNSMLNAAKNLIACGVEMGKIRSTYSLHGHRDANCTACPGNRLYAIIKKWARYGGQLKKYC